One part of the Mycobacterium marinum genome encodes these proteins:
- a CDS encoding IS481 family transposase yields MNEPVFDREVRRRLAVLRHVEEVTGNVAMSCRYFGISRPTYYTWLGRYEKEGVDGLRDRSRRPRTSPNATRAEVVDKIVYLRRHYHFGPGKIAMYLRRYHDIEISQSGVWRILHRLDMGRLPASQRYKRHDRRWTRYEKQRPGHHVQIDVKFVEPLPARAAAGAPGRAQPAKAVGRRGKFYQFTAIDDCTRLRVMRIYPRNNQKTAIQFVDYVLSQLPFQVETVQTDNGAEFQSAFHWHVLDQGINHIYIKPRTPRLNGKVERSHRIDAEEFYRLLDGVIIDDVNIFNAKLKEWQDYHRPHGGLNGQTPYERLRQKTQTEARV; encoded by the coding sequence GTGAATGAGCCTGTTTTCGACCGCGAGGTGCGTCGCCGTCTCGCGGTCCTTCGTCATGTCGAGGAAGTCACCGGCAATGTGGCGATGTCCTGCCGATACTTCGGGATCAGCCGGCCGACGTACTACACCTGGCTTGGTCGCTACGAGAAGGAGGGGGTGGACGGCCTGCGGGATCGATCGCGACGCCCGCGGACCAGCCCCAATGCCACCCGCGCCGAGGTCGTCGACAAGATCGTCTACCTGCGCCGCCACTACCACTTCGGCCCCGGCAAGATCGCGATGTACTTGCGGCGCTACCACGACATCGAGATCAGCCAGTCGGGGGTATGGCGGATCCTGCACCGGCTGGACATGGGGCGATTGCCGGCCTCGCAGCGCTACAAGCGCCACGACCGGCGCTGGACCCGTTATGAGAAGCAGCGCCCAGGACATCACGTCCAGATCGACGTCAAGTTCGTCGAACCCCTGCCGGCCCGGGCCGCTGCCGGGGCGCCCGGGAGAGCGCAACCCGCCAAGGCGGTGGGCCGTCGCGGCAAGTTCTACCAGTTCACCGCCATCGACGACTGCACCCGATTACGGGTCATGCGGATCTACCCGCGCAACAACCAAAAGACCGCCATCCAGTTCGTTGACTACGTGCTCTCCCAACTGCCCTTCCAGGTCGAGACGGTCCAAACCGATAACGGTGCCGAATTTCAGTCCGCGTTCCATTGGCACGTGCTCGACCAGGGCATCAACCACATCTACATCAAGCCGCGAACACCCAGGTTGAACGGGAAAGTGGAGCGATCGCACCGCATCGACGCCGAAGAGTTCTACCGGCTACTCGACGGGGTCATCATCGACGACGTCAACATCTTCAACGCCAAACTCAAAGAATGGCAGGACTACCACCGCCCCCACGGCGGCCTCAACGGCCAGACCCCCTATGAGAGACTCCGACAGAAAACACAAACCGAGGCCCGCGTGTAA
- a CDS encoding PPE family protein, SVP subgroup gives MSFLKTVPEELTAAAAQLGTIGSSMSAQNAAAAAPTTVIAPAALDEVSALQAALFTAYGTYYQQVSADAQAMHDMFVNTLGASAGTYGATENLNSAAAASPLDGITSGISGFIQNAGSIIPDSWSSNIGNLTNIGVGNWASASSTLIGLAGGGLLPAEEAAEADVSLGAEAGLGALSELGGAEAALGAPIAAGIGGASAVGMLSVPPTWAGSATLVSSTTPLAGAGWTAAAPTAAPGTFMGVPAGLGSAARNSAGFGAPRYGVKPIVMPKPAAV, from the coding sequence ATGTCATTCCTTAAAACAGTGCCTGAAGAGTTGACGGCCGCGGCCGCGCAGCTGGGGACCATCGGTAGCTCTATGTCGGCGCAAAATGCCGCCGCGGCAGCTCCGACCACCGTGATAGCTCCGGCCGCCCTCGATGAAGTATCGGCACTGCAGGCCGCACTCTTCACCGCGTATGGCACCTACTACCAGCAGGTCAGCGCGGATGCACAGGCCATGCACGACATGTTCGTGAACACCCTGGGGGCCAGCGCCGGGACATACGGCGCAACCGAAAACCTCAACTCCGCAGCGGCCGCTTCACCTCTGGACGGCATTACCTCGGGAATCAGCGGCTTCATCCAAAACGCCGGCTCGATTATTCCCGACTCCTGGTCGAGCAACATCGGCAACCTCACCAACATCGGCGTTGGGAACTGGGCCTCGGCCTCATCCACTCTGATCGGTCTGGCGGGTGGCGGTCTGCTTCCCGCCGAGGAAGCCGCCGAAGCCGACGTCAGCCTGGGAGCAGAAGCCGGGCTGGGTGCGCTCAGTGAGCTCGGAGGAGCCGAGGCCGCCCTGGGTGCGCCCATCGCCGCTGGCATTGGCGGGGCATCCGCGGTCGGCATGCTCTCGGTGCCCCCGACCTGGGCCGGATCGGCCACCTTGGTATCGAGCACGACCCCGCTGGCCGGCGCCGGCTGGACAGCCGCTGCGCCGACGGCCGCCCCGGGAACGTTCATGGGCGTGCCGGCCGGGTTGGGTTCGGCCGCACGCAACAGCGCCGGATTTGGTGCGCCACGCTACGGCGTCAAGCCAATCGTCATGCCAAAGCCGGCCGCGGTCTAG
- the istB gene encoding IS21-like element helper ATPase IstB, with translation MTTTSPTTAVEPVAPPSVPPLAADLDAGLRRLKLAAVRRSAPEVLLTAKTQRWTPEEVLRTLVETELAARDASNIVNRLKAAAFPVSKTLESFDVAASSIPPKVFDYLSSLEWIRAQQNLAIIGPAGTGKSHTLIGLGTAAIHAGLRVRYFTAADLVETLYRGLADNTVGKIIESLLRVDLIILDELGFAPLDDTGTQLLFRLVAGAYERRSLAIGSHWPFEQWGRFLPEQTTAVSILDRLLHHATVVITDGDSYRMKDAQHRKEQPTPT, from the coding sequence ATGACCACGACATCACCAACGACTGCCGTCGAGCCCGTGGCGCCGCCGTCGGTGCCGCCGCTGGCCGCTGATCTGGATGCCGGGCTGCGGCGGTTGAAGTTGGCCGCGGTGCGGCGCAGCGCACCCGAGGTCTTGCTGACCGCCAAGACCCAACGCTGGACTCCTGAGGAAGTGCTGCGCACGCTCGTCGAGACCGAACTGGCCGCCCGGGATGCCTCCAACATCGTCAACCGGCTCAAGGCCGCCGCGTTCCCCGTCTCGAAAACGTTGGAGTCCTTCGACGTGGCCGCCTCGTCGATCCCGCCGAAGGTTTTCGACTACCTGTCGAGTCTGGAATGGATACGGGCCCAACAGAACCTGGCGATCATCGGCCCGGCCGGCACCGGCAAGTCCCACACCCTGATCGGGTTGGGGACCGCGGCGATCCACGCCGGGCTCAGGGTCCGCTACTTCACCGCCGCTGATCTCGTCGAGACCCTCTACCGCGGCCTGGCCGATAACACCGTCGGCAAGATCATCGAATCGCTGCTGCGGGTCGACCTGATCATCTTGGACGAACTCGGCTTCGCCCCACTCGATGACACCGGTACCCAACTGCTGTTCCGCTTGGTCGCCGGCGCCTACGAACGCCGCAGCCTGGCCATCGGGTCACACTGGCCCTTCGAACAATGGGGCCGGTTCCTGCCCGAGCAGACCACCGCAGTCAGCATCCTCGACCGCCTGCTACACCACGCCACCGTCGTCATCACCGACGGCGACTCCTACCGCATGAAGGACGCCCAGCACCGGAAGGAGCAACCCACACCAACCTAG
- the istA gene encoding IS21 family transposase, producing the protein MKSAKDRMDIISAYQQLGSYRAAADACGTTHRTVKKIIDKFEADQAGIPPARRAERGHNYDSVAELVAERVEKSGGRISAKRLLPIARTAGYQGSDRNFRRLVAEAKTLWRSANHCGRRPAVWPPGQYLVIDWAQAAPGLFLFCAVLAFSRWRFVRFPDQKASTTLALIAETLSAIGGVPARVLADRMACLKGGVVANVVVPTPDYVRLATHYGFAPDFCHANDPQSKGIVENLCGYAQRDLAVPLLTQSAVDGVPIDIRAANAAAAAWCDEVNALAHSEIQAIPDERLVSERQVLQPLPSLRLQIGAPTVLRKVDRLSCVRYGSARYSVPTRLIGTTVAVVVDHGAVCLVEPATGMIVAEHELVAPGSASILDEHYDGPRLAPSRGPRPKTSVEKQFCALGADAEAFLVGAAAIGNTRLAAELEILLALGAAHGTDALIAALHRAVAFRRFRAADVRSILAAGTGTPQPRPAGDALILDLPVAPMRSLDAYKIGPVGADDEVIS; encoded by the coding sequence TTGAAGTCTGCGAAGGACCGCATGGACATCATTTCTGCCTATCAACAGCTCGGGTCGTACCGGGCCGCCGCCGACGCGTGCGGCACCACGCATCGCACCGTCAAGAAGATCATCGACAAATTCGAGGCCGACCAGGCCGGCATACCGCCGGCACGGCGGGCCGAACGAGGGCACAACTACGATTCGGTGGCCGAGCTGGTCGCCGAACGTGTCGAGAAATCTGGAGGCCGGATCTCGGCCAAGCGGCTGCTGCCGATCGCCCGCACCGCAGGCTACCAAGGCTCGGATCGCAACTTCCGGCGTCTTGTTGCCGAGGCGAAGACGTTGTGGCGCAGCGCCAATCACTGCGGACGCCGTCCAGCGGTATGGCCACCAGGGCAGTACCTGGTGATCGACTGGGCCCAAGCGGCACCGGGATTGTTCCTGTTCTGCGCGGTGCTGGCATTCTCCCGGTGGCGATTCGTGCGTTTCCCCGACCAGAAGGCCTCGACCACGCTGGCGTTGATCGCCGAAACCCTGTCGGCGATCGGCGGGGTCCCGGCGCGGGTGCTGGCTGATCGGATGGCCTGCCTCAAAGGCGGGGTAGTCGCCAATGTGGTCGTCCCGACCCCGGATTACGTCCGACTGGCCACCCATTACGGGTTCGCCCCGGACTTCTGTCACGCCAACGACCCACAATCCAAGGGCATCGTGGAGAACCTGTGCGGCTATGCCCAACGCGACCTGGCGGTGCCGCTGCTGACCCAGTCCGCCGTCGACGGCGTGCCGATCGACATCCGGGCCGCCAACGCCGCTGCGGCGGCGTGGTGCGACGAGGTCAATGCCCTGGCGCACTCGGAGATTCAGGCGATTCCCGACGAACGGTTGGTCTCCGAACGCCAAGTACTGCAACCACTTCCATCGTTGCGCTTACAGATCGGGGCGCCCACGGTGCTGCGCAAGGTCGACCGACTCTCCTGTGTGCGCTACGGCTCGGCCCGCTACTCGGTACCCACCCGGCTGATCGGCACCACCGTGGCCGTGGTGGTCGATCACGGCGCGGTCTGCCTGGTCGAGCCGGCTACCGGGATGATCGTGGCCGAACACGAACTGGTCGCCCCAGGCTCAGCGTCGATCCTCGATGAGCACTACGACGGGCCAAGGCTGGCACCGAGTCGGGGCCCGCGGCCCAAGACCAGCGTGGAGAAGCAGTTCTGCGCCCTCGGCGCGGACGCCGAGGCATTCCTCGTCGGCGCCGCGGCGATCGGCAACACCCGCCTAGCCGCAGAGCTGGAGATCCTGCTCGCCCTGGGGGCCGCCCACGGCACCGACGCGCTGATCGCGGCGCTGCACCGGGCGGTGGCGTTTCGCCGGTTCCGGGCCGCCGACGTGCGCTCCATCCTGGCCGCCGGCACCGGAACCCCACAACCCCGCCCTGCCGGGGATGCGCTGATTCTGGACCTACCGGTCGCCCCGATGCGTTCCCTGGACGCCTACAAGATCGGACCCGTCGGAGCCGATGACGAGGTGATCTCATGA
- a CDS encoding response regulator transcription factor produces MTGSTRTQRPRQAILGQLPRIHRADGSPIRVLLVDDEPALTNLVKMALHYEGWDVEIAHNGREAISKFDKISPDVLVLDIMLPDVDGLQILQRVRDSDAYTPTLFLTARDSVMDRVTGLTAGADDYMTKPFSLEELVARLRGLLRRSSHLAPPADESLKVGDLKLDAASREVTRGGTPISLSSTEFELLRFLMRNPRRALSRTEILDRVWNYDFAGRTSIVDLYISYLRKKIDADREPMIHTVRGIGYMLRPAE; encoded by the coding sequence ATGACCGGATCCACGCGCACTCAACGTCCACGGCAGGCGATTTTGGGGCAGCTGCCCCGAATTCACCGTGCCGACGGATCACCCATTCGGGTGCTCCTTGTCGACGACGAACCTGCGCTGACCAATCTGGTCAAAATGGCCCTGCACTACGAAGGCTGGGACGTCGAGATCGCCCACAACGGGCGCGAGGCCATATCCAAGTTCGACAAGATCAGTCCTGACGTGTTGGTCCTCGACATCATGCTGCCCGACGTCGACGGCCTGCAGATCCTGCAGCGGGTGCGCGACTCCGACGCATACACACCCACGCTGTTCCTCACCGCACGCGATTCGGTGATGGACCGTGTCACCGGACTGACGGCCGGCGCCGACGACTACATGACCAAGCCGTTCAGCCTCGAAGAGCTGGTGGCGCGGCTGCGCGGACTGTTGCGCCGCTCCAGTCATCTGGCGCCGCCCGCCGACGAGTCCCTGAAGGTTGGTGACCTCAAGCTCGACGCGGCCAGCCGGGAAGTCACTCGCGGCGGCACCCCGATCTCGCTTTCCTCGACCGAGTTCGAGCTACTTCGATTCCTGATGCGCAACCCGCGCCGCGCGCTGAGCCGCACCGAGATCCTCGACCGGGTCTGGAACTACGACTTCGCCGGGCGCACCAGCATCGTCGACCTCTACATCTCGTACTTGAGAAAGAAAATCGACGCGGACCGAGAGCCGATGATTCACACGGTCCGCGGGATTGGATACATGCTACGACCAGCGGAATGA
- a CDS encoding WXG100 family type VII secretion target → MTINYQFGDVDAHGALIRAQAASLEAEHQAIVRDVLAAGDFWGGAGSVACQEFITQLGRNFQVIYEQANSHGQKVQAAGNNMAQTDSAVGSSWA, encoded by the coding sequence ATGACCATCAATTACCAGTTCGGCGATGTCGACGCCCACGGCGCGCTCATCCGCGCCCAGGCCGCCTCCTTGGAGGCCGAGCACCAGGCCATCGTTCGCGATGTGCTGGCCGCCGGTGACTTCTGGGGCGGCGCCGGTTCGGTGGCTTGCCAGGAGTTCATCACCCAGTTGGGTCGCAACTTCCAGGTGATCTACGAGCAGGCCAACTCGCACGGCCAGAAGGTTCAGGCCGCCGGCAACAACATGGCGCAGACCGACAGCGCCGTCGGCTCCAGCTGGGCCTGA
- a CDS encoding RNA-directed DNA polymerase, which produces MKTDISQFYPSIYTHAVDWSIRGKARAKKDVRGRGLGPDLDKLLRNSRGGQTIGLSVGPDTSWLVAEVVLANIDAALAKKFPAAVRRMARFGDDLTVYASSLGEADEILAAYQVLLLEYELAINPVKASIVDDLLPVEATWVRKLRAHGYRDDRDYNLTADVIDLFDVAFEERSRHPTNGVLSYAIKRCNPFPAGVDSWPVYRDLVLASIGVEPSTLPHAHAVLEFAYRHGLLVDKTRITEILNKSLADHAKLEHGFETSWILYMIRSLSLELDSGSARVVSAMSDNCSLILLRDICEKSVRLRREVSFDAAVTRAERSDALSSSDWLLAYEYRHNRWCRPKNWDRHASWKELHRAGVRFYLKTSKPPRKVLRRRRPSFVASWLYGP; this is translated from the coding sequence TTGAAGACGGATATCAGCCAGTTCTATCCTTCAATTTATACGCACGCGGTGGACTGGAGTATCCGGGGAAAGGCGCGTGCGAAGAAAGACGTTCGAGGACGGGGTTTGGGACCGGATCTGGATAAGTTACTCCGCAATTCGAGAGGCGGCCAGACGATCGGCCTATCAGTCGGCCCGGATACATCCTGGCTTGTAGCGGAGGTCGTGCTCGCGAACATAGATGCGGCTCTAGCCAAAAAGTTTCCCGCTGCTGTTCGGCGGATGGCTCGCTTCGGCGATGACTTGACCGTGTACGCGTCGTCTCTGGGTGAGGCTGACGAGATCCTTGCTGCTTATCAAGTCCTGCTGCTTGAGTACGAGCTTGCTATCAACCCAGTGAAAGCGTCGATTGTCGATGACCTCCTACCCGTCGAAGCAACGTGGGTCAGGAAGCTGCGTGCGCATGGCTATAGGGATGACCGAGACTACAATCTCACGGCTGATGTGATCGACTTGTTCGACGTCGCCTTCGAGGAGCGGTCGCGCCATCCGACTAACGGCGTATTGAGCTACGCGATCAAGCGATGCAACCCATTCCCCGCAGGCGTGGATAGCTGGCCCGTGTATCGCGACTTAGTTCTTGCCTCAATAGGTGTGGAACCAAGCACCCTACCGCACGCGCACGCCGTTCTTGAATTTGCATATCGGCACGGCTTATTAGTCGACAAAACCCGAATCACAGAGATTCTCAATAAATCCCTCGCGGATCACGCGAAACTTGAACATGGCTTTGAAACTAGCTGGATTCTATATATGATTCGTTCCCTATCGCTAGAACTTGATTCGGGTTCAGCCCGTGTTGTGTCGGCGATGAGCGACAATTGCTCGCTAATTCTTCTTCGAGACATTTGCGAAAAATCTGTGCGTCTGAGGCGGGAAGTTTCATTCGACGCGGCAGTAACGCGGGCCGAGCGAAGTGACGCACTAAGCTCCAGCGATTGGCTGCTAGCTTACGAGTACCGGCACAATCGCTGGTGCCGTCCGAAGAACTGGGACCGTCACGCCAGTTGGAAGGAGCTTCACCGGGCCGGTGTGCGGTTCTATTTGAAGACTAGCAAACCTCCACGAAAGGTACTTCGCCGGAGAAGGCCTAGCTTCGTGGCTTCCTGGTTGTACGGCCCCTAG
- a CDS encoding WXG100 family type VII secretion target, with amino-acid sequence MATRFMTDPHAMRDMAGRFEMHAQTVEDEARKMWASSQNIAGAGWSGMASATSLDTMGQMNTAFRNIVNMLHGVRDGLVRDANNYEQQEQASQQILSS; translated from the coding sequence ATGGCCACACGCTTTATGACCGACCCGCACGCGATGCGGGACATGGCGGGCCGTTTCGAAATGCACGCCCAGACCGTCGAGGACGAGGCCCGAAAGATGTGGGCGTCCTCGCAGAACATCGCCGGCGCAGGCTGGAGCGGTATGGCCTCGGCAACCTCACTGGACACCATGGGCCAGATGAACACCGCTTTCCGCAACATCGTCAACATGCTGCACGGGGTGCGTGACGGGCTCGTTCGCGACGCGAACAACTACGAGCAGCAAGAGCAGGCCTCCCAGCAGATCCTCAGCAGCTAG
- the ltrA gene encoding group II intron reverse transcriptase/maturase: MNTSASWPDPETAELRVRRMQRKLHHWAVDETDRCFDDLYNLVHDPDFLTVAWERVRTNKGARSAGADGIAPRSLGPVEAAGLLERLREELKERVFRPDPVREVTIPKANGKLRRLGIATVADRVVQASLKLVLEPIFEADFHPCSYGFRPRRRAQDAIAEIHHLASGSRAYHWVFEGDITACFDEISHPALMDRVRRRVGDKRVLALVKSFLKAGILSKDLGYRDNVTGTPQGGILSPLLSNVALSVLDEHFDAKWKALGPYWTRAKHRRAGVPTMKIVRYADDFCVMVHGNRADTESLWDEITAVLAPIGLRLSAEKSRVCHIDEGFEFLGFRIQRQIKRGTTKHYVYTWPSKKALMSITDKVRNLTRRHKHRTLADLLRRLNPVLRGWCNYFQHGVSKRTFDYLDHFTWWRVVTWMRKRHHGLAWGVFHRRFLPNWQIREGKTAMFRPQKVEVTRYRYRGTKINTPWTARLTHITATVA; encoded by the coding sequence GTGAATACGAGTGCTTCGTGGCCCGACCCGGAGACGGCGGAGCTGCGAGTACGCAGGATGCAGCGCAAGCTGCACCATTGGGCAGTCGATGAAACCGACCGCTGTTTCGATGATTTGTACAACCTCGTTCATGACCCGGACTTTCTCACCGTCGCGTGGGAGCGGGTGCGGACGAACAAGGGTGCGCGTTCCGCTGGAGCCGATGGGATCGCACCGCGGTCTCTCGGTCCGGTGGAGGCAGCCGGACTGCTCGAGCGGCTCCGCGAGGAGCTCAAGGAGCGGGTATTTCGGCCGGACCCGGTGCGGGAGGTGACGATCCCGAAGGCGAACGGCAAGCTCCGCCGTCTGGGTATCGCGACCGTGGCCGACCGGGTCGTGCAAGCTTCGCTGAAACTGGTGCTGGAGCCCATTTTCGAGGCGGACTTCCATCCGTGCTCATACGGGTTCCGGCCACGCAGGCGAGCCCAGGACGCTATCGCCGAGATCCATCACCTCGCCAGCGGCTCACGGGCCTATCACTGGGTTTTCGAGGGAGACATCACGGCGTGCTTTGACGAAATCTCGCATCCGGCCCTCATGGACCGGGTGCGGCGACGCGTCGGGGACAAACGCGTTCTGGCCCTGGTGAAGTCGTTCCTCAAGGCCGGGATTCTCTCGAAGGATCTCGGCTACCGGGACAACGTCACCGGCACTCCGCAAGGCGGAATCCTGTCACCACTGCTCAGCAATGTCGCCCTGTCCGTTCTGGACGAGCACTTCGACGCGAAGTGGAAGGCGCTCGGCCCGTACTGGACACGCGCGAAGCATCGGCGCGCCGGAGTCCCGACGATGAAAATCGTGCGCTACGCGGACGATTTTTGCGTCATGGTCCACGGCAATCGTGCTGATACCGAATCGCTTTGGGATGAGATCACGGCAGTGCTCGCGCCGATAGGCCTGCGCCTGTCGGCCGAGAAGAGCAGGGTTTGCCACATCGACGAGGGGTTCGAGTTCCTCGGCTTCCGCATCCAGCGGCAGATCAAGAGGGGCACGACTAAGCACTACGTCTACACCTGGCCGTCGAAGAAGGCGCTCATGTCCATCACCGACAAGGTCAGGAATCTGACGCGGCGACACAAACATCGGACGCTCGCTGATCTGTTGCGCCGACTCAACCCCGTCCTGCGGGGATGGTGCAACTACTTCCAGCACGGGGTGTCCAAACGCACCTTCGACTATCTTGACCACTTCACGTGGTGGCGGGTGGTGACCTGGATGCGCAAACGGCACCACGGGCTGGCTTGGGGCGTCTTCCATCGACGGTTCCTGCCCAATTGGCAGATCCGCGAAGGCAAGACGGCGATGTTCCGGCCGCAGAAGGTGGAGGTCACCCGATACCGCTACCGGGGCACGAAGATCAACACCCCATGGACAGCGAGGCTGACGCACATAACCGCAACAGTGGCCTGA
- a CDS encoding PPE family protein — MDFGALPPEINSARMYAGAGAGPMMAASAAWNGLAVELGTTAASYESVITRLTTESWMGPASMAMIAAAQPYLAWLTYTSEAAMHAGAQAAASAAAYEAAFAMTVPPPVVAANRSLLAALVATNFLGINTPAIMATEALYAEMWAQDAGAMYGYAAASSTSGSLQPLSTPQQTTNPGGLAAQSAAVSQAAASAAATDGITSLLSNLPNTIMGLASPITSAIDATGLGGIIQDIEDFLGIGFVANVINGGVNTAAWYTTATIPTAIFLANALDTGAPVVAAEGAIEAAEGAAAATAGLANTVTPTGVGAALGEATLVGKLAVPTSWSSALPETAATTGALGGSGWTVPEEAAPVSGVAGVPGMAAAAKGAGAYAGPRYGFKPIVMPKQVVV, encoded by the coding sequence ATGGATTTTGGCGCCTTACCTCCTGAAATCAACTCCGCACGCATGTACGCCGGTGCCGGGGCAGGCCCCATGATGGCCGCCTCCGCCGCATGGAATGGCCTAGCCGTCGAGTTGGGCACAACGGCCGCCTCCTACGAATCGGTGATCACCCGATTGACCACCGAGTCTTGGATGGGCCCGGCGTCGATGGCGATGATCGCCGCCGCTCAGCCGTATCTGGCGTGGTTGACCTACACCTCGGAAGCGGCGATGCACGCCGGGGCGCAAGCCGCGGCATCGGCGGCCGCCTACGAGGCAGCGTTCGCGATGACGGTGCCGCCGCCGGTGGTCGCCGCCAACCGATCGCTGCTGGCGGCACTGGTTGCGACGAACTTCCTGGGCATCAACACCCCGGCGATCATGGCAACCGAGGCGCTCTACGCCGAGATGTGGGCGCAGGACGCCGGGGCGATGTACGGCTACGCGGCCGCTTCCTCGACCTCGGGATCCCTGCAGCCGCTGAGCACACCGCAGCAGACCACCAACCCGGGCGGGCTCGCCGCACAGTCGGCGGCGGTTAGTCAGGCCGCCGCATCCGCCGCGGCAACCGACGGCATCACCAGCCTGCTGAGCAACCTGCCCAACACCATCATGGGACTCGCCTCGCCGATAACTTCGGCTATCGACGCGACGGGACTGGGCGGAATCATTCAGGACATCGAGGACTTCCTCGGCATTGGGTTTGTTGCGAACGTCATCAACGGCGGGGTTAACACCGCGGCTTGGTACACCACGGCCACTATTCCTACCGCGATTTTCCTGGCAAACGCTCTCGATACCGGTGCACCGGTAGTTGCTGCCGAAGGCGCCATCGAGGCCGCCGAAGGTGCGGCTGCCGCCACCGCAGGGCTGGCGAACACGGTGACGCCCACCGGCGTTGGCGCGGCTTTGGGCGAGGCGACCCTGGTCGGCAAGCTGGCCGTACCCACCAGCTGGTCGAGCGCCCTTCCGGAGACAGCTGCGACCACTGGTGCGCTGGGCGGAAGCGGCTGGACGGTTCCCGAGGAAGCTGCCCCGGTTTCCGGAGTGGCCGGGGTGCCGGGCATGGCCGCAGCCGCCAAGGGCGCCGGTGCGTATGCGGGACCGCGTTACGGCTTCAAGCCGATCGTCATGCCCAAACAGGTCGTCGTGTGA